One Natrinema halophilum genomic window carries:
- a CDS encoding beta-propeller domain-containing protein, whose protein sequence is MSDRTKLIAVALTALLVGSVVGAGVAGLFADDRPVDADLERDRSSLAGMTEPELTTFASDEAFDEFFRDHSSSVRRGGPTDVVPTDGVGAGDGTDMAREDGPVSDPGSPAGSAPGGDEATAGDYSDAPRHSETNVQEAALDEPDVLKTDGESVYYASYRYTSKWDETSIVDVSDPATPRAVGSIPISGDLLLTNDTLVVLGDEQAAGYDVSDPENPTETWRKDLEASIDTARLYDGDLYLVLVDRPDSDPCPIVPYGDTAIECTDVVRPAAPADADAVYTAARVDPETGSLESEASVVGSSSLSATYVSENGIYLSYTRSTDGYELRRAFLDSENGSDLLDTDARARVAALDDLDISKRAKAVELQAILEDWYARMDDDERRAARQAFENGLRDYIAAHHRELTTTGIVRIGIDGELSAEANGEVPGTPLNQFSMDEHDDHLRIATTIPRTHGIDSENDVYVLDSDLETVGSVTGLGVDQRIYSVRFEGDEGYVVTYREIDPFYTLDLSDPTDPSVDGELKLPGFSSYLHPLEDNLVLGIGQEDRRPKATLFDVSDPENPLELDSQVLTGERYSAVSRTHTAFLQDEAHGVFFMPGGEQSYVFDYTGGELEEVARVDLGGPGTRAMYVDDYLYVFGENRAVVLDETTWTVEQRLEL, encoded by the coding sequence ATGTCCGATCGAACGAAGCTGATCGCGGTCGCTCTCACAGCATTGCTTGTGGGCTCGGTCGTCGGTGCTGGCGTCGCCGGGCTGTTCGCCGACGACCGTCCCGTCGATGCCGACCTCGAGCGGGATCGTAGTTCCCTCGCTGGGATGACTGAACCCGAACTGACGACCTTCGCGTCCGACGAGGCGTTCGACGAGTTCTTCCGCGACCACTCGAGCAGCGTCCGTCGGGGCGGACCGACTGACGTCGTTCCCACGGATGGCGTCGGTGCAGGGGATGGAACCGATATGGCACGCGAGGATGGACCGGTTAGCGATCCCGGGTCCCCTGCTGGATCGGCCCCCGGCGGAGACGAAGCGACAGCGGGGGATTACAGCGACGCACCACGACACTCCGAGACGAACGTTCAGGAGGCTGCACTCGACGAACCGGACGTTCTGAAGACCGACGGCGAGTCGGTCTACTACGCCTCCTATCGATACACGTCAAAGTGGGACGAGACGTCGATCGTCGACGTGAGCGATCCCGCAACGCCACGAGCCGTGGGGTCGATTCCGATCTCCGGCGACCTCCTCCTCACGAACGATACTCTCGTCGTCCTCGGCGACGAGCAGGCGGCCGGCTACGACGTGAGCGACCCCGAAAACCCAACTGAGACGTGGCGCAAGGACCTCGAGGCGTCGATCGACACCGCCCGTCTGTACGACGGCGACCTCTATCTCGTTCTCGTCGATCGGCCCGACAGCGACCCGTGTCCGATAGTTCCGTACGGCGACACGGCTATCGAGTGCACCGACGTGGTTCGCCCGGCCGCGCCCGCCGATGCCGATGCCGTCTACACCGCCGCCCGCGTCGATCCCGAGACGGGATCGCTCGAGAGCGAAGCGAGCGTCGTCGGCTCGAGTTCTCTGTCGGCGACGTACGTCTCCGAAAACGGCATCTACCTCTCCTATACGCGCTCGACCGACGGGTACGAACTACGGCGAGCCTTCCTCGACAGCGAGAACGGCTCCGACCTGCTCGACACAGACGCCCGCGCTCGCGTCGCCGCCCTCGACGATCTCGACATCTCGAAGCGCGCCAAAGCCGTCGAACTGCAGGCGATTCTCGAGGACTGGTACGCCCGGATGGACGACGACGAACGTCGAGCGGCCCGTCAGGCGTTCGAGAACGGACTGCGTGACTACATCGCGGCTCATCACCGCGAACTGACGACGACCGGGATCGTCAGGATCGGCATCGACGGCGAACTGTCAGCCGAGGCCAACGGCGAAGTCCCCGGAACGCCGCTCAACCAGTTTTCGATGGACGAACACGACGACCACCTCCGCATCGCGACGACGATTCCGCGAACCCACGGAATCGACTCCGAGAACGACGTCTACGTCCTCGATTCCGACCTCGAGACCGTCGGCTCCGTGACGGGACTGGGCGTCGATCAGCGCATCTACTCCGTCCGCTTCGAGGGCGACGAGGGCTACGTCGTCACGTACCGGGAGATCGATCCGTTTTACACGCTCGATCTCTCCGACCCCACGGACCCGTCCGTTGACGGAGAGCTCAAGCTCCCGGGCTTCTCGTCGTACCTTCACCCGCTCGAGGACAACCTCGTCCTCGGGATCGGGCAGGAAGACCGCAGACCCAAGGCCACCCTCTTCGACGTGAGCGATCCCGAAAACCCGCTCGAACTGGACTCTCAGGTTCTCACCGGAGAGCGCTACAGCGCCGTGAGCCGAACGCACACCGCATTCCTGCAGGACGAGGCCCACGGGGTCTTCTTCATGCCCGGCGGCGAGCAGAGCTACGTGTTCGACTACACAGGCGGCGAACTCGAGGAGGTCGCCCGCGTCGATCTGGGCGGTCCCGGGACGCGAGCGATGTACGTCGACGATTACCTCTACGTCTTCGGCGAGAACCGGGCGGTCGTCTTAGACGAGACGACCTGGACGGTGGAGCAGCGACTCGAACTGTAA
- a CDS encoding DUF5806 family protein, with the protein MDGNETVDRPDSDRPERTDRPNGTDDDSSGTAVDASTDAEPSDGAVPETDAETANETSPSADDTSSAADDHEQSSTSDADSSMPAVPDPDPQENDVPEDVQKYARFKKMDGAEYERVNEFLRERTYITAREWAIARLCSDFRTETGVEMTKIGENLPELIPFMTDTYTPQAVNQARSSFEEKVRTAGATFLYGAMCDFFTAEELDDVMYEATEVAKFLLEVEGVDLSVEDELEAEERISSVMREVREASEELRAEDIAESED; encoded by the coding sequence ATGGACGGCAACGAGACGGTCGATCGACCCGACTCCGACCGCCCGGAACGGACCGATCGACCGAACGGAACGGACGACGACTCGAGCGGTACTGCGGTGGACGCCTCGACGGACGCGGAACCGTCGGACGGGGCGGTACCCGAGACGGACGCTGAAACGGCAAACGAAACGAGTCCCTCCGCAGACGATACGTCTTCCGCGGCGGACGACCACGAGCAGTCGTCCACGAGTGACGCCGACTCGTCGATGCCGGCCGTCCCCGATCCCGATCCACAAGAGAACGACGTCCCCGAAGACGTCCAGAAATACGCTCGGTTCAAGAAAATGGACGGCGCGGAGTACGAGCGGGTCAACGAGTTCCTGCGGGAACGGACATACATCACCGCCCGCGAGTGGGCGATCGCGCGGCTCTGTTCGGACTTCCGGACCGAAACCGGCGTCGAGATGACCAAAATCGGGGAGAATCTGCCCGAACTCATCCCCTTCATGACCGATACATACACGCCACAGGCCGTCAATCAGGCCCGCTCCTCGTTCGAGGAGAAAGTCCGGACTGCCGGCGCAACCTTCCTCTACGGCGCGATGTGCGACTTCTTTACCGCCGAAGAACTCGACGACGTGATGTACGAAGCCACGGAAGTCGCAAAGTTCCTCCTCGAGGTCGAGGGCGTCGATCTCTCGGTCGAGGACGAACTCGAGGCCGAGGAGCGCATCTCGAGCGTGATGCGGGAGGTCCGCGAGGCCAGCGAGGAACTCCGCGCGGAGGACATCGCCGAGAGCGAGGACTAG